The genomic DNA ATTATGGTAAATCAGAAtcctaaaatatatatcaactaatttattctaatatatttagaaataaattagagaataaaataaaactagttTATTATTTCCACTCCCCCTAAACTAGCCATCATATTTTACAAATCAAGGAGACTTATGAGTGACTTGATTCAACCCAAATGAGGAGTCAAGAAAGTACTTGATTAACATAGAAAATGAGTAGTTTTTAGGACAATCGCTGAACAAAGGGCCGATGACGATACTCTCGCAAGGTGGCGTTGTGGAAGGTCTGTAGAGTGGCATTAGCTGGATTTACATAGTCAGCGCTGAAGAGCCTCAGAGGTGCGAGTGTGGAATTTATGCCGAGGTGATACCCAATCTCTAGTTTTGTTCATAAGTCGGCCTAAGACGATTTGGGCAACTCAAACTGAGGTTCAAATTTTGCTTGTTTTGAATATTcttaagaagaaaaataaggCCCAAAGGGCTCATATGTGTGGAGGCGAGGATTGAGTTTTTTCGTAGTTTTTTCTTTCCCGTTATTTCTagtaattgatttaaaataagcCTTAAAAACACAAACTAACCCTAGGACACAAACATTCCGGGAGGCCAAAATAGATCTGCCTTTGAAATGGACAATATTCCCATTGGAACCATCCTATTTAACTCTTGATGATTTTACAAGCTGCTTATGGTAAAACATAGAAAATGTGCAACTTCTCAAAGGCAAGAACAACAAATGAATGATCTCTTTTGCCAATTTCCAAAATCCAATGGGGAATAAAGGATCACACAATAGTATGAAGATGCCAATTAAACTTTTGTGTTTATCTCATTCTGAATATTGATATCAATGTTTGGTTGTACGGAACGGAGATTATGGTTCCGAATGGCCAATCACCTGATGACACGTGACTggcaaattaatattattattatgtttattatatttaatttaattagctatTAAGATAATATTTATCTTTCCAATTAATACAGGACTAATTACCTTTCCAGTTTATTAGGACAATATTTATCTTTAGCTTTCCAGTTTAGGGTTGGATTAGTAGTATAGAGACTAATCCTTACATCTTAATTATGTACTTCTCAATTTCTCTTGGCTTCTTACCACCTCTTCTTAGATTGTTTAAACTCTTATCATTGGTATCAATGCTTCCATTATGCCTTTGCTATCTTTCTAGTCTTGCTTTTGTtcactataaattaataacaataattaaatataataacctaATACTATAAATTTGTCAACCATGTTTCATTGTGTGATTGGTTCTTCGGAATCCTAATTTCCATTCCATATCAAATACTTGCTCTCACTTTGATGGTCAGCCATTAGCATCCATTGGATTATTTAATAGATTTGGATACTAAatctcaattttaatatatcgCTCTTCGGTTTTCCACTCTTCAGGCTACTTATTGGTAAGAACCCTAGTGGAGTTTACAAATTGTCCAGAGAGGCAATACTTGCTGCAGAGCTGCCAAAAATATTCACTACAAGGACAAGTTGGAGAGGCTCCTTTCCTAGAGATCTCCTGTGTACATTCTGCCGTCAGCATCGTTTCTCTGAGCCATTATTCTCTACCATAAGTAACCCACAAGAGTCAAATGGTTCTTGCAAGAAATTGAAACATGGTGAATCAGATAACACAGAAATAAGTGCTATTCCTGTGGGAACTATGGAGAGTTTTAGATGTGAGGTGAAAATATTCTCCAAAAGTCAGGAGCTGATATTAGAGTATTCACCAAAAGAATCTTATAAGAAGTCAAATGATGCTATGCAGAATGCTGCTTTGAAGGTTCTACTGTGGCTAGACAAATACTTTACTGAAAAAGAAGTGACTATGGAAGAACTGACAACTTTTGGAGATTCTATTGGCATCCATTTTAACCCACATGTAGTTTCAAAGGAGTTCACATTGGTTGGATCTATTTGTTGTTTTGACGAAAGCAGTAAGAGTGGAAAATTCTTTAATTCAAACTCTTTCGATCTACTGAGTGTTCAGCGGGATGGAACAAAGTGCCTTGTGGACAATGAAGGTTCTGATTTTGGAGTTTTGCCTTCCTATGGTTCTCTGGTATGTATAACATACATTGTCAATTTGGTCGGAGAAGAAGAATGCGAAAAGGAACCACTTGAAAGTTGTGAGGAATTTGAGTTTGAGATCGGCATTGGTGCTGTCCTTCCTAGCATAGAAGCAGTTGTATCTCAGTTGTCTGTCGGTCAGTCTGCTTGTTTTCATGTAGAATTGCCTCCTACAGAGTTGATTTTGGCTACAGCTGCTAATTCTGACAGGATAATGTCCTTGTTATCTGCTGGTGAGCTAATATTTTGTTTGGCATTTGTTTTCTGAAACATTTACCTTTCCAGAAAAAAAAGGAGCAAAACTAATGAGTTAATTTTCTCTTGATCTAGATTTTAACCATCTATTAGTTCGCAACTTCTTGGAGATTTTGTCAGTTCAAGATATCTTTGTTGGAGAAGTGATTTTTTCTTCTGACAATTTTACCCTCTGTTTCTCTGGCTTTATTTCCTTGCAGGAAGATGCAAGTTGGAGTACTCAACAACTTTGTTGCGATTGACCGAACCCTTGGAGGAAAGAATGGAACAGGCTTTATTTAGCCCCCCTTTATCAAAGCAGCGTGTGGAATTTGCACTGCAATACATTAAAGGATCTGTGGCTACTTCCTTGGTTTGTGTTTTCCACTTTGTTAGttgaaatttctaaaatataagAAAACCTGGCATGAATTTGGATACCTTTTGCAGGTTGATTTTGGATGTGGCTCTGGAAGTTTACTTGATTCTTTATTAGATCACTCCACTTCACTTGAAACAGTTGTTGGTGTTGATTTATCGAAGAAGGGTCTTGCACGTGCAGCTAAGGTCAGAGCTTTACATGCTTACAACTTTGACAtgtttttcttgttttatatttaatctgTGACATATTCTTTGTTGGTAGATTTGGGGatctaatatttttgtattattttctcaatttttttactaaacaaAGTCCAAAATGAAGTAATTAAATACTTATTGCTCCCTAGTTTCTTTTtatgggccttgtttgatgaagggttaatCCAGTTAACCCCAttcccatcatcaatcaaattactaataaaatttaaatagtacataaaaatgacattttagtcatttaacacAAATCATCCATTTTTtgttcatcaaacaagattttctCCTGAAAGtcaaattatcttaaaaaaaactatattaaaCAAGCCCTGAAAGCTTGCATTCTCGGGgtaattttatctttattggTTTTCTATGTCCTTGAAAGCTGCAGATACTCCATTCAAAACTGAGCAAAAATTTGGCTGGTGCTGGTATAAAAACGGCTCTACTTTATGATGGCTCCATAATTGAATTTGACTCACGTTTGTATGGTTTCGATATTGGCACTTGTCTAGAGGTACCTCTTGCCCTACTACTTATTCATCTTGGGCTCCTTTTCAAtgaaattatttgttaatttgtgCAGGTGATAGAACACATGGAGGAAGATCAAGCCTGTTTATTTGGTGACATAGTGCTTGATTCCTTTTGTCCAAGGATTCTTATAGTATCCACCCCAAACTATGAATACAATACCATACTCCATAAATCCAACCTGCAAGGCCAAGAGGATGATGCAGATGAGAAGAACCCATCACAATCCTGTAAATTCCGTAACGACGATCACAAGTTTGAATGGACTCGTGAGCAATTTAGCCATTGGGCTACAGAGCTAGCTAAAAGGCACAACTACAAGGTTGAATTCAGTGGAGTTGGGGGAAACGGTGAAGTAGACCCGGGATTTGCTTCTCAGATTGCTGTGTTTGAGAGagtagaagatgttccaaaccgagatgatgatgatgatgatgtcgCCACTCATATTTACCAAGTTGTATGGGAGTGGTCCGATATTTAACAGTTACCTGAAATCTtagaagaacaaaagaaaaaggGTTATATTTTAGAGTATGATGTGTTTTGTGGTTGAAGATGGTGGAAAAGGATTATAGTTTTAGGAAACTAGACATTATTGGTTTCTTGATTTTGCATAGTATTTTTACATAGGATAATTTTGGGGAGGATATTTGGTTTCTTGGATTAATTATTACTGTCTTTAGATTCTTCTGTCAACCTTTTTATTAGTATTATCTTCatgtcattaattattattattttctaatcaGATTTTACTCTAATAAATCATGCCAAATTGAAATATTTAgtcttttcataaaaaaaaaataaatctgattCAGTTCATCCTAATTCTTGTGTAAAAAAAATAGCATAATTGAATTCGTGTGATTTTGGGTTTTTAAGCCGATTATTATCGCTCTGTGttttagataataattttattagctGATTATTAACACTTTGGTGGTTtcagataataattttattaggtaatttaattagttttgatTCAAACAATAaacatgtaaatattttttaaccgAGTAGTTTAAATCGAGAatggataaattatttatggttattttcaaattataattttaatgaatgaaGCTATTTGAAGGGttgatttgatattttgatacccCCTTCCCTTTCTTCAGCTCGTCTATGACTATCTGATTTTGTTTCCTTGGCTCTGACCTAATCTCAGGGAAGGGATCGATTCGCGATGGCGAGTTTACAGAGATTGGCATCCTTAATCCACCGTAGCTCCACCAATCCTTCTCGCTATTCCAGAGTGATAATAACTCGATCATCCGCTTCATCTGCTCCATCCCCGGCATCATCTCCATCGTCGTCCAAAAAAGTCTCCGATCGGATCGTCAAGCTCCTTGCCATCGATCCCGATGGCCAGAGGCGCAATATCATTGGAATGACCGGACATACTCTCCTTAAAGCCTTGACAAACAGTGGCCTTATAGATCCGGCTTCTCACCGTCTCGAGGATATCGATGCTTGTTCCGCCGAGTGCGAGGTACACATCGCGGAGGAATGGCTTGAGAAGCTCCCGGCTGCTACCTACGATGAGAAGTATGTTCTGAAGAGAAACTCAAGGGCGAGGGTCCTTAACAAGCATTCCAGACTCGGATGTCAGGTTGTCCTCACGCATGAGCTTCAGGGAATGGTGGTGTCGGTCCCTGAGCCTAAGCCTTGGGATATCCCGTAAGAGAAAGAGGGAAATTGCCTACCTTGTAAGGATTTcaacatgttttatttttctggGTGTTAAAGTTGAATAATTTTGCGCATTTCTGTTGTCATGACGCTCTTCTTTTAACTATGGTTGTATGAACCTTGTTATCTGATTCCAATTTCCTCCATTATTAGACAATGTTTTTAAAGTTTGCGTCTTTAGATTGAATTCTTGAACTGTTAATAGATTATGATGAATACTCTTAAGCAATGTTGagcaaataatttaaatcaatttcagTTATTCCAACCTTTATCATTTCCATTTCTCCTAACCATGTTCCTTCAATAATTGAATGGTTTGctccatttttttttctgtaTATTCAATATGCTTATTATCGTATGGGGACTGGGGAGTACAGTTTGTTTGTCCTGGTTTCTTATTAGTAAGTAAGTTCACTACACAGGGAGGACAGGGTTGAGCAACTTCAGGTTAGCAGACATCGTCCTTAATGTTGCAGAAACCATAGTTCTTACATATATATGCCAAAGTGATTCACAAACTTCTGTGCTTCAATTGTATGAGTTTGTAAAACATGTCATATGCAAGTTCTTAGGAAGCTGTTATTGCCTTTGCATTAGATTATCTTCTAGTTTGCCTACACTGTCAAGGTTTGAAGGGATTCATAGCTCCATTCAGTTAGATCCATTGGATTAGTTAC from Impatiens glandulifera chromosome 9, dImpGla2.1, whole genome shotgun sequence includes the following:
- the LOC124914601 gene encoding small RNA 2'-O-methyltransferase-like, whose protein sequence is MEEVEGPSALLPKKSPPTLTPKAIIHQKFGDKACYKVEELIDPPQNGCPGLAIPQKGPCLYRCCLQLPDFSVISDACKRKKEAEQSAAKMALDKLGLSATNHNPSEMDPLEDLVSRLSYLFSPEFLSANQPLAGHFRAALHREGNLCGLVPVSVIASYDAKVNNLCKSINPEGETNPLLVMSLILREGSKLPGFVSSSEEKYSLKKGNPHPLEKMQSVIDKQESSLEIIQIEAVRIPHSPDKAIETLNLSVPLNGYYLDIIAVALGLEDASKILISRPIGKASSETRMYFSVPQSAIWDQSLGIVHTKEADLEGNFNVRGSYLSGSNVCGDAIMASIGYIWRDTNLFHENMSVKRYYRLLIGKNPSGVYKLSREAILAAELPKIFTTRTSWRGSFPRDLLCTFCRQHRFSEPLFSTISNPQESNGSCKKLKHGESDNTEISAIPVGTMESFRCEVKIFSKSQELILEYSPKESYKKSNDAMQNAALKVLLWLDKYFTEKEVTMEELTTFGDSIGIHFNPHVVSKEFTLVGSICCFDESSKSGKFFNSNSFDLLSVQRDGTKCLVDNEGSDFGVLPSYGSLVCITYIVNLVGEEECEKEPLESCEEFEFEIGIGAVLPSIEAVVSQLSVGQSACFHVELPPTELILATAANSDRIMSLLSAGRCKLEYSTTLLRLTEPLEERMEQALFSPPLSKQRVEFALQYIKGSVATSLVDFGCGSGSLLDSLLDHSTSLETVVGVDLSKKGLARAAKILHSKLSKNLAGAGIKTALLYDGSIIEFDSRLYGFDIGTCLEVIEHMEEDQACLFGDIVLDSFCPRILIVSTPNYEYNTILHKSNLQGQEDDADEKNPSQSCKFRNDDHKFEWTREQFSHWATELAKRHNYKVEFSGVGGNGEVDPGFASQIAVFERVEDVPNRDDDDDDVATHIYQVVWEWSDI
- the LOC124914195 gene encoding dicamba O-demethylase, ferredoxin component, encoding MASLQRLASLIHRSSTNPSRYSRVIITRSSASSAPSPASSPSSSKKVSDRIVKLLAIDPDGQRRNIIGMTGHTLLKALTNSGLIDPASHRLEDIDACSAECEVHIAEEWLEKLPAATYDEKYVLKRNSRARVLNKHSRLGCQVVLTHELQGMVVSVPEPKPWDIP